Proteins co-encoded in one Nicotiana sylvestris chromosome 7, ASM39365v2, whole genome shotgun sequence genomic window:
- the LOC104242373 gene encoding uncharacterized protein, whose product MPKRSKSSSSDINVLDNNSVCVWSNAMDDALIDAFHHQHILGNRVGGTFTSHALDNIVNELQSKFPDKIINKERVHNRMRLIKRQFGKCYDMFQNGMSGFAWDPNTNTWNAESEVWDQLIQAKPEAAELRNKPIRNYDKLIVLYGKDRATGKHAETGSDMLKRSAHNNSRRSSTASLTIDEVDELISMNVASLENTEKDGQDEQEQTTPKTPTLNAYSEAPISNKNKNQKQDHLKGMTDMLRGGMDNLANAINRLSTMPPILESEIWQMVKEMNLEPRLVPKAYIFLCQHADLCRTLIGCPWEDHKIILLTMMSVDN is encoded by the exons ATGCCGAAAAGGTCAAAGTCATCCTCAAGCGATATAAATGTTTTAGATAACAATTCTGTTTGTGTTTGGTCAAATGCTATGGACGACGCCTTAATTGATGCATTTCATCATCAGCATATACTTGGTAACAGAGTTGGTGGAACCTTCACTTCACACGCCCTGGATAATATAGTGAATGAGCTACAATCAAAATTTCCTGATAAAATTATTAACAAAGAGAGAGTTCACAATCGAATGAGATTAATTAAAAGACAATTTGGAAAGTGCTATGACATGTTTCAAAATGGGATGAGTGGGTTTGCATGGGATCCCAATACAAATACATGGAATGCTGAATCTGAAGTATGGGATCAATTAATTCAG GCTAAGCCTGAAGCTGCTGAATTGAGGAACAAGCCAATTAGAAATTATGATAAACTAATAGTGCTATATGGAAAAGATAGGGCTACTGGAAAGCATGCCGAAACTGGATCAGACATGTTGAAAAGAAGTGCTCACAATAATTCGAGAAGATCAAGTACTGCTTCATTGACCATTGATGAGGTAGATGAATTAATTTCTATGAATGTTGCCTCTTTGGAAAACACTGAGAAAGATGGGCAAGACGAGCAAGAGCAAACAACTCCCAAAACGCCTACATTGAATGCATATTCAGAGGCACCAATTTCTAATAAgaataaaaatcaaaaacaagATCATCTTAAAGGTATGACTGATATGTTGAGAGGTGGGATGGATAATTTGGCCAATGCCATAAATCGCTTATCAACTATGCCACCAATTCTAGAGAGTGAGATATGGCAGATGGTGAAGGAGATGAATTTGGAACCGCGTTTGGTCCCAAAGGCTTATATATTTCTTTGCCAACATGCAGACTTGTGCCGCACGTTAATTGGATGTCCATGGGAAGACCACAAAATTATTTTGTTGACCATGATGTCGGTTGACAATTAA
- the LOC104242372 gene encoding serine hydroxymethyltransferase 7-like, giving the protein MDITPSQSSNLSLGFVSHESITFRLNPRVRDSSHSDEERDVQEFRILGHSMCLKRKREISSTPGLESRRNAVRAWGNQGLSVADPDLYEIMEKEKQRQHKGIELIASENFVGKAVMEALGSHLTNKYSEGMPGARYYGGNQYIDEIETLCCKRALAAFGLDPENWGVNVQPYSCTSANFAVYTGLLHPGDRIMGLDTPSGGNTSHGYYLPNGRKVSGASIFFESLSYKVDPQTGYVDFDKLEERALDFRPKILICGGSSYPREWDYAKFRQIADKCGAVLMCDMAQISGLVAAKECLSPFDYCDIVTSTTHKSLRGPRGGIIFYRKGSKPRKRGMLLNQGDGSDKYDFEEKINFAVFPALQGGTHNNHIAALAVALKQVASPEYKAYMQQAKRNAQALAAALLRRNCRLVTGGTDNNMILWDLRNLGLTGKNFEKVCELCHITVNKVMIFDDNGSMTPGGVRIGTPAMTSRGCLENDFEMIADFLLRAAQIANSVQKGHGKLAKAFLKGLENNNDIIELRTRVENFASLFEMPGFEV; this is encoded by the exons ATGGATATTACTCCGTCGCAATCGAGCAATCTGTCTCTAGGGTTTGTTTCTCATGAGTCGATCACCTTTCGGCTCAATCCTCGCGTTCGTGACTCTTCCCATTCGGATGAGGAGAGGGATGTCCAAGAGTTCCGCATTTTAGGGCATTCGATGTGTTTAAAGAGGAAGAGAGAGATCAGTTCGACGCCAGGGCTTGAATCGCGAAGAAATGCTGTTAGAGCATGGGGCAATCAGGGCCTAAGTGTAGCTGATCCTGATTTGTATGAGATAATGGAGAAGGAGAAGCAACGGCAACACAAAGGGATTGAATTAATTGCTTCCGAGAATTTCGTGGGCAAGGCAGTAATGGAGGCATTAGGTAGCCATTTAACGAACAAGTACTCCGAAGGAATGCCAGGGGCAAGGTATTATGGTGGCAATCAGTATATAGATGAAATCGAGACGCTATGTTGTAAGCGTGCATTGGCTGCTTTTGGACTTGATCCAGAGAATTGGGGTGTGAATGTGCAGCCATATTCCTGCACCTCAGCTAATTTTGCTGTTTATACTGGTTTATTACACCCTGGTGATCGGATTATGGGTTTGGATACACCATCTGGTGGAAACACGAGCCATGGATACTATTTGCCCAATGGGAGGAAAGTTTCAGGAGCTTCAATCTTCTTTGAGAGTTTATCTTATAAGGTTGACCCCCAAACTGGGTATGTAGATTTTGATAAGCTTGAAGAAAGGGCTCTTGATTTCCGGCCCAAGATTCTTATATGTGGGGGAAGTTCCTATCCCCGAGAATGGGATTATGCAAAGTTTAGACAAATTGCTGATAAATGTGGAGCAGTTTTAATGTGTGACATGGCACAGATTAGTGGCCTTGTTGCCGCAAAG GAGTGTTTGAGTCCCTTTGACTATTGTGACATTGTtacttcaacaacccataagagTCTCCGAGGCCCTAGGGGAGGTATTATCTTCTACAGGAAAGGTTCAAAGCCAAGGAAGAGAGGCATGCTTTTGAATCAAGGTGATGGCAGTGATAAATATGATTTTGAGGAGAAGATAAACTTTGCCGTTTTTCCTGCTCTTCAGGGTGGGACACACAATAACCATATTGCTGCCCTAGCAGTGGCATTGAAACAAGTGGCTAGTCCTGAATACAAGGCATATATGCAACAAGCAAAGAGAAATGCTCAGGCGTTAGCAGCTGCTTTATTGAGAAGAAACTGTAGGCTGGTTACTGGAGGGACAGACAATAACATGATATTGTGGGATCTGAGAAATCTTGGGTTAACAG GTAAGAATTTCGAAAAGGTCTGTGAGTTGTGTCACATCACTGTCAACAAAGTGATGATCTTTGATGATAATGGGAGTATGACCCCAGGAGGTGTGAGGATAG GGACCCCTGCTATGACATCAAGAGGCTGCCTGGAGAATGATTTTGAGATGATAGCAGATTTCCTTCTTAGAGCAGCACAGATTGCTAATTCAGTACAGAAAGGACACGGAAAGCTGGCAAAGGCTTTCTTGAAGGGCCTTGAGAACAACAATGACATTATTGAGCTACGGACACGTGTTGAAAATTTTGCTTCGCTGTTTGAAATGCCTGGATTCGAAGTATAG